The proteins below come from a single Balaenoptera musculus isolate JJ_BM4_2016_0621 chromosome 1, mBalMus1.pri.v3, whole genome shotgun sequence genomic window:
- the LOC118902482 gene encoding small vasohibin-binding protein: MDPPARKEKSKVKEAVSRVEKAKQKSAQQELKQRQRAEIYALNRVMTELEQQQFDEFCKQMQPPGE, encoded by the exons ATGGATCCACCTGCACgtaaagaaaaatccaaagttaAAGAGGCCGTCAGCAGAGTTGAGAAGGCCAAGCAGAAATCAGCCCAGCAGGAGCTGAAGCAAAGACAGAGAGCAGAG ATCTATGCCCTCAACAGAGTCATGACAGAACTGGAGCAGCAGCAGTTTGATGAGTTCTGTAAACAGATGCAGCCTCCTGGAGAGTGA